A single window of Malus sylvestris chromosome 5, drMalSylv7.2, whole genome shotgun sequence DNA harbors:
- the LOC126622088 gene encoding uncharacterized protein LOC126622088 has product MNRVRAFPSPAVLLPASSTTPKDRPEDHSFDGIATNVKLLLKLIQEHNEASTKDNDDRKMQRVAGMMTIIDDVKTRIQKSQTIGRRAELRRCNTDVRPNVLRDKRPPEPIIDEKEKLRRQLSASLAVRKSLEIMCSGLGKEKEIIALECARKVHELSGMEEHINDLRAQNEMLLAKVKVCAAEHKEKRCADGVEIHGNAALQERNKELSELLLKSLDGCRSLKRKIKDAQKENNGMHSAMEEMRVEVQEGLDRIHVLKEKIATKQAADIEEEISALEHLFECFSMKISKHEPKKGESAKHNTEINTT; this is encoded by the exons ATGAACCGGGTTCGAGCATTTCCATCTCCTGCAGTACTGTTGCCAGCTTCTTCCACAACCCCTAAAGACCGCCCAGAAGATCATAGTTTTGATG GCATTGCCACCAATGTGAAGTTATTATTAAAGCTAATCCAAGAACATAACGAGGCCAGCACAAAAGACAATGATGACCGGAAGATGCAAAGGGTGGCGGGAATGATGACGATAATCGATGATGTTAAAACCCGGATTCAGAAATCTCAAACCATTGGGCGGAGAGCAGAGCTCCGGCGATGCAATACAGATGTTAGGCCAAATGTTCTGAGGGACAAAAGGCCTCCGGAGCCAATAATTGATGAGAAAGAAAAGTTGAGAAGACAGCTTAGCGCGAGCTTGGCAGTGAGAAAGAGCCTAGAAATAATGTGTTCAGGCTTGGGAAAGGAGAAGGAGATTATTGCATTGGAGTGTGCGAGAAAGGTTCACGAATTGAGTGGGATGGAGGAACATATCAATGATCTTCGAGCACAAAACGAGATGCTGTTGGCAAAAGTAAAAGTTTGTGCAGCAGAACACAAGGAGAAGAGGTGTGCAGATGGGGTAGAGATTCATGGGAATGCAGCACTCCAGGAGCGAAACAAGGAGCTTTCAGAGCTACTCCTTAAGTCCCTTGATGGTTGTAGATCCTTAAAAAGAAAGATCAAAGACGCACAAAAGGAAAACAATGGGATGCACTCTGCGATGGAGGAGATGAGGGTGGAAGTTCAAGAAGGCCTAGACCGAATACATGTCCTCAAGGAAAAGATTGCCACAAAGCAAGCAGCAGATATCGAAGAGGAGATTTCAGCATTGGAACATCTTTTTGAGTGCTTCAGTATGAAGATTTCGAAGCATGAACCGAAGAAAGGTGAAAGTGCAAAACACAACACTGAGATCAACACTACTTAA
- the LOC126622086 gene encoding F-box protein SKIP19-like: MGKKRNKKPQAPRFQPPRYKWVPKSRPATVETRNWLELPRDVTVSILSRLGAVGILWSAQYVCMAWRQICKDPLMWRTIDMRNDGDLDDVMFNLDLMCRCAVDRSAGNLVDLNVEYFGSDCLLNFITDRCRGIKRLRFTYCYGITDGGLSEMASKLPLLEELEISLCDNLSSKSVEAVGRSCPRLKSLKLNREWFRFPDDMFDYSNDEDDDYFDDGDYDYPVIDDQNGSSAIAPSRKDTEALAIAGTMHGLRHLQLFGNQLTSDGLKAILDSCPHLESLDVRNCFNLNLKGDVEKRCADRVKNLRLPFDSTKDYEFSATAYYGDGTPFGDFDESEFFGYRDYLDDEDDFDDDYDYDEASYFSDDSDWYDDFTKIRISDMLF; this comes from the exons ATGGGgaagaaaagaaacaagaagCCCCAAGCCCCCCGATTCCAACCCCCTCGCTACAAGTGGGTACCCAAATCGAGACCCGCCACAGTCGAAACCCGAAACTGGTTAGAACTTCCACGAGACGTCACCGTTTCAATCCTGTCCCGACTCGGGGCCGTCGGGATTCTTTGGAGCGCACAGTATGTGTGCATGGCTTGGCGCCAGATCTGCAAGGACCCTCTCATGTGGCGCACCATCGACATGCGCAACGACGGCGATTTGGATGATGTGATGTTCAACTTGGATTTGATGTGCCGCTGCGCAGTGGATCGTAGCGCCGGCAATCTCGTCGATCTCAACGTCGAATACTTCGGCTCTGATTGCCTCCTCAACTTTATCACCGATCG GTGCCGTGGAATCAAACGTCTCCGGTTCACATATTGCTACGGTATAACAGATGGGGGGTTGAGTGAAATGGCTTCAAAACTTCCTCTGTTAGAGGAGCTTGAGATTTCTTTGTGTGACAATCTGTCGTCTAAATCTGTGGAAGCGGTTGGACGCTCATGCCCCCGTTTGAAGTCATTGAAACTGAACAGAGAGTGGTTCAGATTCCCGGATGATATGTTTGATTACTctaatgatgaagatgatgattacTTTGATGACGGTGATTATGACTATCCTGTGATTGATGATCAGAATGGTAGCTCTGCGATTGCTCCTTCCCGGAAAGATACCGAAGCACTTGCTATAGCAGGAACGATGCATGGTTTACGCCACCTCCAACTGTTCGGGAATCAGCTCACTAGTGACGGCTTGAAGGCAATTCTTGATTCTTGTCCTCATCTGGAGTCACTTGATGTGCGCAATTGTTTCAATCTTAATCTGAAGGGAGATGTGGAAAAAAGATGTGCTGATCGAGTTAAAAACTTGCGGCTTCCCTTTGATTCAACTAAGGACTACGAATTTTCTGCTACAGCCTATTATGGAGATGGAACCCCATTTGGAGATTTTGATGAATCTGAGTTCTTTGGCTATAGGGATTATCTTGATGATGAGGACGACTTCGATGATGATTATGACTATGATGAGGCTAGTTACTTCTCAGATGATAGTGATTGGTATGATGATTTTACTAAAATTCGAATTTCTGATATGTTGTTCTGA